From the genome of Scytonema hofmannii PCC 7110, one region includes:
- a CDS encoding type II toxin-antitoxin system ParD family antitoxin, whose amino-acid sequence MSMMRKTITIPDVMEEWVKAQIASGRYGNDSEYFRDLIRRDQDRRQAEQDLFALIQEGLDSGVSTSTVKDIMKRVEDRLKHNGNLSTHE is encoded by the coding sequence ATGTCTATGATGCGTAAAACCATTACTATCCCTGATGTAATGGAGGAATGGGTGAAGGCGCAAATTGCGAGCGGACGCTATGGCAATGATAGTGAGTATTTTCGTGATTTAATTCGCCGCGATCAGGATAGGCGACAGGCGGAACAGGATTTGTTTGCCCTTATTCAGGAAGGGTTAGACAGTGGTGTCAGTACCTCTACGGTAAAAGATATTATGAAACGGGTAGAAGACAGGCTTAAGCACAATGGCAACCTATCAACTCACGAATAA
- a CDS encoding type II toxin-antitoxin system RelE/ParE family toxin, whose protein sequence is MATYQLTNKAERDIENIYEYSILNFGLRIAQEYVSGMHDCFALLAEYQSWGSNYSFIAPGLQRYEYRSHAIYYQPEEEGILIVRVLGGKQDPMLHM, encoded by the coding sequence ATGGCAACCTATCAACTCACGAATAAAGCGGAGCGTGATATTGAGAATATTTACGAATATTCCATTCTGAACTTTGGCTTACGCATCGCGCAAGAGTATGTTTCAGGGATGCATGATTGTTTTGCGTTATTGGCAGAATATCAAAGCTGGGGGAGCAACTATAGCTTTATTGCGCCAGGATTACAGCGTTACGAATACCGCTCCCACGCCATCTATTATCAGCCAGAGGAAGAAGGCATTTTAATTGTGCGGGTGCTTGGAGGCAAACAAGACCCTATGCTTCATATGTAA
- a CDS encoding site-2 protease family protein — MLVQMLTTGKSIEYLRIVAIVIISVTLHELAHGLAALSQGDDTPRKTGHLTLNPLVHMGWESIIFLCVAGIAWGQMPVNSSKFRSAKLGNILVSAAGPMMNLALGILCITLINLFFVADATGIFSVQFLYLAAQINLMLFLFNLLPIPPLDGFHIFKEFFPFLKPLDDGHSGLFGLMILLLIPDFNTGLAAIAALMIETTTGVKL, encoded by the coding sequence ATGCTTGTTCAAATGTTGACGACTGGAAAGTCAATTGAGTACCTTCGGATTGTTGCGATCGTCATCATCTCCGTTACGCTGCATGAACTTGCTCATGGCTTGGCTGCTTTAAGCCAGGGAGATGATACTCCACGAAAAACTGGTCATCTAACTCTCAATCCCTTAGTTCATATGGGCTGGGAATCGATTATTTTCCTTTGTGTTGCTGGAATAGCTTGGGGACAAATGCCTGTTAACTCATCTAAATTTCGCTCAGCAAAGCTCGGCAACATTTTGGTATCAGCAGCAGGACCAATGATGAATTTGGCATTAGGTATTTTGTGTATTACGCTAATTAACTTGTTTTTTGTTGCTGATGCTACAGGAATTTTTAGTGTTCAATTCCTCTATTTGGCAGCCCAAATAAATCTCATGTTGTTTTTGTTTAATCTCCTACCGATTCCACCCCTTGATGGTTTTCATATCTTTAAGGAATTTTTTCCCTTTCTCAAGCCATTGGATGATGGTCACTCTGGACTATTTGGTTTGATGATTCTCCTGCTAATTCCTGATTTTAATACAGGATTAGCTGCGATCGCTGCTCTGATGATTGAGACAACGACTGGAGTAAAACTATAA
- a CDS encoding glycine-rich domain-containing protein → MSFNLTAATSVKNKTFQENLESLDLEPIAQRLMYPENGRGWSREQIESAIARYKMFLHLIYLYPNSALVPTYEIDIVWHHHILDTRKYACDCERLFGYFVHHNPNLNSRSETNQLSLEKAFYDTKTLFAEHFGVLLIKEIQTSQSIILCKDRLQQASACADL, encoded by the coding sequence ATGAGTTTCAATTTGACAGCTGCTACTTCGGTTAAAAACAAGACTTTCCAAGAAAATCTAGAATCTTTAGACTTGGAACCAATCGCCCAAAGATTGATGTATCCTGAAAACGGTCGAGGATGGAGTCGCGAACAAATAGAATCGGCGATCGCTCGTTACAAAATGTTTCTGCATTTAATCTACCTCTATCCCAATAGCGCACTTGTCCCAACCTACGAAATCGATATTGTTTGGCATCACCACATTTTGGACACTCGCAAATATGCTTGTGATTGTGAGCGGTTATTTGGTTACTTTGTGCATCACAATCCCAACTTAAATTCTAGGAGTGAAACAAACCAATTATCCTTAGAAAAGGCATTTTATGACACCAAAACATTGTTTGCAGAACATTTTGGCGTACTCTTAATTAAGGAAATCCAAACATCTCAAAGTATTATCCTATGTAAGGATAGACTACAGCAAGCAAGTGCTTGTGCAGACCTGTAA
- a CDS encoding ATP-binding protein, translated as MFPRDFLAQMARNYELSKEQEEVFLLRYGEELNYHDIAKKLNTSEGACLKRMGQVYNKFKVSGSSRGKENRLRIFLTEQLQGVTQPSVESTAFTETPQEPYVMTVVPPEIAIALTQSGTASPPIYENLPKRECTRFIGRRQELARLLELLSFEHPAHLISVDGVGGVGKTTLVLETAHLCLQASIPGSVVLTFEGMTVPTFEAIIFTSAKQQYLKALQILPRLKRERNLRDIYRTIAHTLERPEISYRSPDDQLDLIRDSLKQQRTLLIVDNLETIEDKQELLSFVYDLPRTVKVILTTREQALFVPIRLESLPEEDGLSLIHHQAKEKGVELHPPADRVLYQNTHGIPAAIVYTVGQLAAGYPLDAVLTKLKSATGDVARFCFKTSVERLRGQPPHRILMTLSLFARAVERETISAIAMEDSMNTGDGLAQLQQLSLVRQQDARYSLHPLTREYAAAELTAHPEFEQLVRSQWVKWYLKFSQEYGSIDEKKWYSEYSFLDLEWENLLDVMKWCREKRKYDDLLSFWRQIKGYTHVRGYWDERLVWTDWLLGAAQERGDRSTLVEVLYDKGWTLTLTRQPEYLEEASVLLLTYHSDKEI; from the coding sequence ATGTTCCCACGCGACTTTCTGGCGCAAATGGCTCGTAACTATGAACTATCCAAAGAGCAGGAGGAAGTTTTTCTGCTTCGCTATGGGGAGGAACTGAATTATCACGACATTGCTAAGAAGTTAAACACTTCTGAGGGAGCCTGCTTGAAACGAATGGGACAGGTGTACAACAAGTTTAAAGTCAGTGGTAGCAGTCGGGGTAAGGAGAACCGACTCCGAATTTTTCTCACTGAGCAATTACAAGGTGTAACACAACCGTCTGTAGAATCAACTGCTTTTACAGAAACTCCTCAAGAACCGTATGTTATGACTGTAGTTCCTCCAGAAATTGCAATCGCTCTTACGCAAAGTGGAACCGCTTCACCGCCCATCTACGAAAACTTACCCAAGCGAGAATGTACTCGTTTTATTGGTCGCCGTCAAGAATTAGCTCGCTTGTTAGAGCTGCTTTCCTTCGAGCATCCGGCTCATTTGATTAGTGTTGATGGTGTTGGGGGTGTCGGAAAGACAACACTCGTCTTGGAAACTGCTCATCTTTGCCTCCAAGCTAGTATACCTGGTTCAGTCGTGCTAACCTTTGAAGGAATGACCGTACCGACCTTTGAGGCAATTATTTTTACATCAGCTAAGCAGCAGTATCTGAAAGCTTTGCAGATTTTACCTCGCCTCAAACGCGAACGCAATCTACGAGATATTTACCGAACGATCGCTCATACCCTAGAACGTCCTGAAATTAGCTACAGATCGCCGGACGATCAGCTTGACTTGATTCGAGATAGCTTGAAGCAGCAGCGAACTTTGCTGATTGTGGATAATTTGGAAACTATCGAAGATAAACAGGAATTATTAAGTTTTGTGTACGACTTACCCCGTACAGTTAAAGTTATCCTGACGACTCGGGAACAAGCTCTGTTTGTCCCAATTCGGTTGGAATCTCTACCCGAAGAAGATGGGCTGAGCTTAATCCATCATCAAGCAAAAGAAAAAGGGGTAGAGCTACACCCTCCAGCAGATCGAGTCCTTTACCAAAACACCCACGGTATCCCAGCAGCAATAGTTTATACTGTTGGTCAGCTAGCAGCAGGGTATCCGCTGGATGCTGTACTGACAAAATTAAAAAGCGCGACAGGTGATGTGGCTCGCTTCTGTTTCAAGACTTCTGTGGAGCGTTTGCGAGGACAACCGCCCCACCGAATACTCATGACACTATCGCTTTTTGCTAGAGCCGTTGAGAGAGAAACCATTAGCGCAATTGCTATGGAAGATTCGATGAATACGGGTGATGGATTAGCTCAACTCCAACAACTTTCGCTAGTCCGCCAGCAGGATGCACGTTATAGCTTACACCCTCTGACTCGCGAGTATGCAGCAGCCGAACTCACAGCGCATCCTGAATTTGAACAGTTAGTGCGATCGCAGTGGGTGAAGTGGTATTTAAAATTCTCGCAGGAATACGGTAGTATCGATGAAAAAAAATGGTATTCCGAATACAGCTTCCTAGATCTGGAATGGGAGAATCTTCTGGATGTGATGAAATGGTGCAGGGAAAAGAGAAAATATGACGACCTCCTCAGTTTTTGGAGACAAATCAAAGGATACACTCACGTGCGTGGGTATTGGGATGAACGCTTGGTGTGGACGGATTGGTTGCTAGGAGCTGCTCAAGAACGGGGCGATCGCTCAACACTGGTAGAGGTTTTGTATGATAAAGGTTGGACACTTACCCTCACAAGACAGCCTGAATATCTGGAAGAAGCCAGCGTACTTTTGCTTACTTATCACAGCGACAAGGAAATTTGA